Proteins from one Zingiber officinale cultivar Zhangliang unplaced genomic scaffold, Zo_v1.1 ctg229, whole genome shotgun sequence genomic window:
- the LOC122036970 gene encoding uncharacterized protein LOC122036970 isoform X5 — MNFKEKSVCDSRNGGDASLPVLELYSSKAEDESAAVLSDLSLCSTAITHGFVTPAINNHPVSCRKCTKESLEASLVAAPGTQCGLHSQQKQPRKMRRCWSQDLHRRFVLLRGAHGP, encoded by the exons AAATCAGTATGTGATTCTCGGAACGGCGGAGACGCGTCCCTGCCGGTATTGGAACTATACAGCTCCAAGGCGGAAGATGAGTCTGCCGCTGTGTTGTCTGACCTCTCTCTGTGCTCTACCGCGATCACTCATGGCTTTGTGACTCCGGCCATCAATAACCATCCAGTTAGTTGCCGTAAGTGTACTAAAGAATCCCTGGAAGCATCTCTGGTGGCGGCGCCTGGCACACAGTGTGGCTTGCATTCGCAACAGAAGCAGCctaggaagatgaggaggtgcTGGTCTCAGGATCTGCATCGGCGGTTTGTGCTGCTCCGTGGTGCTCATG GACCCTGA
- the LOC122036970 gene encoding uncharacterized protein LOC122036970 isoform X1: MNFKEKSVCDSRNGGDASLPVLELYSSKAEDESAAVLSDLSLCSTAITHGFVTPAINNHPVSCRKCTKESLEASLVAAPGTQCGLHSQQKQPRKMRRCWSQDLHRRFVLLRGAHGKTSVESIARRLMDYSYGLMFSPTSKISKFFDQYKI; encoded by the coding sequence AAATCAGTATGTGATTCTCGGAACGGCGGAGACGCGTCCCTGCCGGTATTGGAACTATACAGCTCCAAGGCGGAAGATGAGTCTGCCGCTGTGTTGTCTGACCTCTCTCTGTGCTCTACCGCGATCACTCATGGCTTTGTGACTCCGGCCATCAATAACCATCCAGTTAGTTGCCGTAAGTGTACTAAAGAATCCCTGGAAGCATCTCTGGTGGCGGCGCCTGGCACACAGTGTGGCTTGCATTCGCAACAGAAGCAGCctaggaagatgaggaggtgcTGGTCTCAGGATCTGCATCGGCGGTTTGTGCTGCTCCGTGGTGCTCATGGTAAGACCTCAGTTGAATCAATTGCTAGGAGGCTGATGGATTATTCCTACGGGTTGATGTTTAGTCCCACATCTAAAATTTCCAAATTCTTCGATCAATATAAAATTTAA
- the LOC122036970 gene encoding uncharacterized protein LOC122036970 isoform X3, translating to MNFKEKSVCDSRNGGDASLPVLELYSSKAEDESAAVLSDLSLCSTAITHGFVTPAINNHPVSCRKCTKESLEASLVAAPGTQCGLHSQQKQPRKMRRCWSQDLHRRFVLLRGAHGTRLS from the exons AAATCAGTATGTGATTCTCGGAACGGCGGAGACGCGTCCCTGCCGGTATTGGAACTATACAGCTCCAAGGCGGAAGATGAGTCTGCCGCTGTGTTGTCTGACCTCTCTCTGTGCTCTACCGCGATCACTCATGGCTTTGTGACTCCGGCCATCAATAACCATCCAGTTAGTTGCCGTAAGTGTACTAAAGAATCCCTGGAAGCATCTCTGGTGGCGGCGCCTGGCACACAGTGTGGCTTGCATTCGCAACAGAAGCAGCctaggaagatgaggaggtgcTGGTCTCAGGATCTGCATCGGCGGTTTGTGCTGCTCCGTGGTGCTCATG gtaccaggttgtcatga
- the LOC122036970 gene encoding uncharacterized protein LOC122036970 isoform X4, whose translation MNFKEKSVCDSRNGGDASLPVLELYSSKAEDESAAVLSDLSLCSTAITHGFVTPAINNHPVSCRKCTKESLEASLVAAPGTQCGLHSQQKQPRKMRRCWSQDLHRRFVLLRGAHGVDS comes from the exons AAATCAGTATGTGATTCTCGGAACGGCGGAGACGCGTCCCTGCCGGTATTGGAACTATACAGCTCCAAGGCGGAAGATGAGTCTGCCGCTGTGTTGTCTGACCTCTCTCTGTGCTCTACCGCGATCACTCATGGCTTTGTGACTCCGGCCATCAATAACCATCCAGTTAGTTGCCGTAAGTGTACTAAAGAATCCCTGGAAGCATCTCTGGTGGCGGCGCCTGGCACACAGTGTGGCTTGCATTCGCAACAGAAGCAGCctaggaagatgaggaggtgcTGGTCTCAGGATCTGCATCGGCGGTTTGTGCTGCTCCGTGGTGCTCATG GTGTGGATTCATGA